DNA from Pseudomonas mendocina:
CAGCTACATCTGCAGCCTGCTTGTGTCAATCAGCAACTTATTGATTTTCATGAGTTTTATGTGCTGTATAAAAAATGCCCGATCTGAGCGAAGGCCCCATGCCACGGGGCTTTGGTAAGCTTGTTGAAGGTATTTTCACAGAGTTATCCACAGCTTCGGTGGATAAGCGAGGCAAGCCCAGACACTGCCTGGCTTGCCGAGGAGGGCCGATGAAAGCTCCATGGAAACTGACCCGTTACCTGCCCCTGGCGGCGCGCTTCCTGCGTGAGGGACGTCTACCGGAATTGCTCCGTGCGTTGGGTGACAAGCGTACGCCGCAGGGCGAGCGTTTCGCAGCGCTCAAAGAGGATCTGCGTCTGCTGCGCGCACTCTGCCTGGCCTGGTTCAAAGGTGAGTATCGGCAGATCAGCAGCCAGGCCTTGCTGATGGTGGTGGCGGCGCTTCTGTACTTCCTGAGCCCGCTGGATGCGATCCCTGACTGGTTGGTGGGCGTCGGCTTCGTCGATGATCTAGCCGTGCTGGCTTGGGTGATGCGCACCTGGCACGCCGAACTGGAGGCGTTCAAGGCCTGGCGCGACAAGCAGAGCCCGGAGCGCCTGGCGCTTATCGAACATTTGCCGACTGACGAGCAGACGGTTCACTCATAGCGACGCTGTGCGCGTCGGGAGTCATAGTTGTGGTTATGCACCGCTCTCAGTGCTATTGAGCACGCCCTGCAGGGCAGGGGCCTGTTAAGATGGCAGCTCGCAAGGAAGGTGCCGAGATCGTAGATCCTGCTTTCCAACGGCGTTATTGAGATGGAGAGCTCCATGACTGTGCAAATCATTGCCCGCGACGGCGAACCGGAATACGCCGTACTGCCCTGGGCCGATTACCAGGCCTTGTTGAAGGCGGCAGGGCGCGAGGAGTCCGCCGCAATCGCTGCCCCCACACCGGCTCCGACAGCCACTCGCGCGCCGCTGGAGCAGTTGCAAGTGTTGCGTGAGGCCAAGGGCTTGAGCCCGGAAGCACTGGCTCGCAGTGTAGGTATCAGCCCTCACTACCTGGCCATGATCGAGCGTGGTGAGCGCCAACCCGATGCCGCAATCCTGCGTTCGTTGGCCTGGGAGCTGGGCTTGGAGGGCTGGTCTTGAGCGTGCGCATCAGTCGCCAGCACTGGCAGGCCTTGCTCGCAGAGCTGGACGATGCCCGCCGCCAACGTCATCTGCTGACCTATCGCGCGTTGATCGAGCGCCTCGATCTACCGACTCCCGCCATGCAGACCCTTGCTGCGGCACTTGAGCATCTGGCTGCGCTCGATGCCCGTGCCGAACGTCCCCTGCGCAGCGCATTGGTGATCAGCCAGGGCGCAAGCCGTTTGCCGCGTACCGGTTTCTTCGACTGTGTAACGCGCCTGGGGCGTTTCAGTGGCGCTTCCGATGGCGTCGCGGCGGCGTCCTGGCACGCAGCAGAGGTTGTGCGTGTGTTCGAATTCGATTATCCCGCCGATGTCTAGGCTCCTCTGGCGTCTACGCGCTCGACTGGGCTACTGGCTGGCTCGACGGCTGTTCCATTGGCCATGGGTGATGCGTCAGCCGCGTGCCTGGCAGTGGATGCAGGGCCAGTACGGACGCATGGCCAACCTGGGCGACACTTCGGCGCAGAGCTTTTATGGCCATATCCTGCTGTTTCGCGGGCAAGGCCTGGGCGCGCGCGAGGAGGGGCTGCGTCTGTTGTGCCTGGCTGCTGCCGGTGGTGATGGCAAGGCTGCCTACCAGTTGGGGGTTCAGGCCCTGCAAGGCAATACCCGACAGGCACCGGACGGCCAGGAGGCCGTGCGCTACTGGACGCAAGCGCTGGCGGCCGGGCACCCGCTCGCAGCCAGTCGTCTCAGTCAGCTGTACCGTGACGGTGCGCCCGGTGTTGCAATCGATTCCACATTGGCCGAGCGTTATGCGGCACAGGCGGACGATGTCTCTCGTTCAGGCCGCTGATCCATCGAGAATATGCAGGCTGTAGCCCGGTATCGCCTTGGCCTGGCGCTTGGCTTCGGAGGCAAGCTCCGCCAGCCGCGAGGCATCCAGTTGCACGCAATCATCGCTGTGCAGATAAACCACACCGATGGAGAGTGACAGCAGCGCATATTCCTGGCGCTGGCCCTGTCGATTGTGTGCGCTGAAGCAGCCGGCCTGCAGGTGCTCTTCCCGATAGAACCGCCGGCATTGGCCCTGAAAATCCTCGATCAGACGACCAAGCTTGTCGCGCCAGTCGCTGGAACCGAGCACCAGCATGAAATCGTCGCCGCCGATATGGCCGACGAAGTCACGCGCAGGATCCACCTTATCGTTCAGGCACTGGGCCAGGCACAGCAGCACCTCGTCGCCCTTGGCATAACCATAGATATCGTTGAAGGGTTTGAAACTGTCGATATCGACGTAACACACCGCCGCCTCGCGTTGTTGTTGCAGCAGGCGGGTGAGGCACTGCTGGATCGGTACGTTGCCCGGTAGCAGGGTCAGTGGGTTGGCGTGGCGCGCCTGTTGTAGTTTTTGCTCGGTGATCAACTTGAGCACGTCGATGACGCGGCCCAGACCCAGGTAGCGCCCGCCCTGGATGATGATGAAGTCTTCTTCTATGCGTTGGCGCGCGCGGCTGGTGAGCAGGCGGCTGACCTTCTGCAGCGATTGCGTCAGCTCCACGGCGAGAAAATCCTGGCTCATCAGGCGGCTGATCGGCTTGCGGGCGAACAGGTCGGTGGCGAAGGGTTTGAGCAGGGCTTCGGAGAGCGAGTGGCGGTGGACGATACCGACTGGCTGGTTGTGCTGATCCAGCACCGCCAGCGAGTTGAGATTGGCCTGCGCGCGGAACGCGTCCAGCACCTCGGCGATGGCAGTGTGCTGATCCACAGCAGGTTGTTCGTTGAGCAGGGCGCTGAGGTCGTGGCTTTCCTCGCCGAGGCTGGTCTGGCTGCTTTGCAGTCTCGGTAGCAGTTGCCGGGCGTCACGCGGCGGTTTTTCCTGCGGCCGGCTGAGCAGATAGCCCTGCACCAGGTCGACGCCCATCTCGGCCAGTACCGCCAGCTCTTCAGCTTGCTCGATGCCTTCGGCAATCACCTGAGCGCGAGAGGCTGCGGCCATTTTCAGGATAGAGCCGACGAATTCGCGCTTCACCGCGTCCAGGTGGATGCCATCGATGAAATGGCGATCGATTTTCACGTAGTCCGGACGCAGCTCCGACCACAGGCGCAGGCTGGAATAACCTGCGCCGAGATCATCGAGGGCGATGGAAAATCCCATGGCGCGGTAGTGATGCAGGGCGTTGTCGAGCAGGCCGAAGTCTTCGGTGGGCGATTGCTCGGTGAGTTCGATCACCACCTGGCTGGGTGGGATGGCGAAGGCCTGCAGCAGTTTCAAGGTTCGCCCCGGCTGGTGGCTGGGGTCGAGCAACGACTCTGGCGAGACGTTGAGAAACAACTTGCCGTCCAGACCCTGGGCGCTGAAACCTCTGCAGGCGCTCTTGCGACAGGCCATCTCCAGTTCGCTCAGGCGCCCGGCGTGGCGGGCCACGGCAAACAGCGTCAGCGGTGAGTGCAGCGGACTGTTCGAGGGGCCGCGGGTCAAAGCTTCGTAGCCGAGAATGCGTTGCTCGGAAAGCGAAACAATGGGCTGGAACAGGCTGCTGAGGTCGCCGTGAGCGAGGATGTTACCCAGTGCGCTCAACTGCTCGGTGACGGTCATGGTGTTCTCGATCTGCCGGAAAACGAAGGGGCCGGTTTTTGACCGGCCCCTGCATTTCACGACAGTTCGATGACGATTTGATGACGTTAGACTACTTGCCTGTCAGTGCAGCGCCAGCGACGGGTTCAACCCCAGGTAGTCGAGTAGGATACGGCCGGACTCGGCGAGGTAGGCGTCGTCCTCCGGAGTGCTCTTCTCGTCGGCGACTGGCAGTGCATCCTCGTCTTCTTTCGCCAGTTCCTTGAGCGGTTCTTCGCCCTTGGCCTCGCGACGGTTGTTCTCCAGTGCCAATTGCTTGGCTTCGACTTCTGCCTGGCGCGCGCGGCGCGTCTTCTCGTTGAGACTGACGGTGGTTTCGGCCATCAGCTTCTTGGCCAGGGTCAGGCGGTCACGGGTGAAGACGAAGTCCGGATCCTTGGCGGTGCGCTGGTCATGGCGTGCCTTGAGCTCGCTGAGGAACGGCTTGATCGGGTCCAGCTCGGGCGTGATGGCCGGGCGAATGCTGTCCCAGGGCAGGGCGGCGGGCAGGGCGCTTTCGCCGATGTCCTTGGTATCCATGACATCCGGATAGAGGATGTCGGGGATTACGCCCTGATGCTGGGTGCTCTGTCCGGAAACGCGATAGAACTTGGCCAGGGTCAGCTTCAGCTCGCCATGGTTGAGCGGCTGAATGGTCTGCACGGTGCCTTTACCGAAGGTCTGACCACCGAGAATCAGCGCACGGTGATAGTCCTGCATGGCGCCTGCGAAAATCTCCGAGGCGGAGGCGGACAGGCGGTTCACCAGAACGGCGAGCGGGCCGTTGTAGTAGATGCCCTTGTTCTCGTCGGCGAGCACATCGACGCGGCCGTCGGCGTTGCGCACCAGGACGGTTGGGCCTTGTTCGATGAACAGGCTGGTCAGTTCGGTGGCTTCCTGCAGGGAGCCGCCGCCGTTGTTGCGCAGGTCAATGACCACGCCATCGACTTTCTCGGCCTGCAGTTCGTCGAGCAGGCGTTTGACGTCGCGGGTCGTGCTCTTGTAGTTCGGATCGCCGGCACGGAAGGCTTTGAAGTCGAGGTAGAAGGCCGGCAGTTCGATCACGCCGAGCTTGTAATCCCGGCCTTCGTGCTGCAGGTTCAGCACCTTCTTCTTGGCGGCCTGCTCTTCCAGCTTGACCGCTTCACGGGTGATGGTGACGACCTTGCTGGTCTGGTCACTGGGCGGATTGCTCGCTGGGATCACTTCCAGGCGCACGGTCGAACCTTTCGGGCCACGGATAAGCTTGACCACTTCGTCCAGGCGCCAGCCGATCACGTCGACCATTTCACCAGTGCCCTGTGCGACGCCGACGATCTTGTCGGCCGGGGCGATCTGTTTGCTCTTTTCTGCCGGGCCAGCTGGCACCAGGCGTACGACCTTGACGTGCTCGTTGTCACTCTGCAAAACGGCGCCGATACCTTCGAGCGACAGGCTCATGTTGATATCGAAGTTTTCCGCGTTGTCCGGCGAGAGGTAGGTGGTGTGCGGGTCGTAGGTGGTGGCGAAGGCGTTGATGTAGGCCTGGAACACATCCTCGCCACGGGTCTGCTTCAGACGCGCCGCCTGATTCTTGTAGCGCTTGGTCAGCAGTTCCTGAATATCCTTGGTTTCCTTGCCGGCGATCTTCAGGCGCAGCACTTCGTCCTTGACGCGTTTGCGCCACAGGTCGTCGAGTTCGGCGCGGTTTTTCGCCCAGGGCGCTTTCTCGCGATCCACTTCCAGGGTTTCGTCGATGCTGAAGTCGATCTTGTCGACGCCCTTGGCGAGCTCTGCCAGGGCGAAATCGATCCGCTCCTGCAGGCGCGTCAGGTGACGGCGATAGATGGCGAAACCGGGTTCGAGGTCGCCGCTTTTCAGCAGGTCATCGAACTTGGTGCGCCACTGGTTGAATTCGGCGATGTCGGCCGCGGTGAAATAGCTGCGCGTCGGATCGAGCAACTTCAGGTAGTTGTCATAGATCTGGATCGAGCGTTCGTCGTTCAGCGGCGGCTTGTTGTAGTGATGCCGCCGCAGCAGTTCCACCACGTTGAGGCTGGCAATCACCTGCTCGCGATCTGGCTGCAGATATTCCCAGCTGGCGGCAGTGGTGGTCTTAGCCGCCAGCGGCAGAGCGCTGAAACCAAGGACAAGGGCGAGGGCGGTGCTTGCGAGAGAGCGCTTCATGCTGATTCGACGTAGTGGCAAGTGATAACGCATATTAGGCCGTAATTGAGGGCGCCAGGTTCCGTTGGCGCTAGGCAAAAGCCCAGCGGTCAGCGCTGGGCTCGGTTCACTTGCACTATGGAGGCAGCATGAAGGCATTGCAAGGCGTCGAAGGACGTGCGGAATGGCTGGAGCAACCCGCGCAGGCATGTGACGCGGGACAGATCAGGGTCAAGGTGGCTGCCGCTGGGCTCAACCGCGCCGACCTTTTGCAGCGCGCCGGTCTGTATCCGCCGCCACCGGGTGCCAGCCAGGCGCTTGGGCTGGAATGCTCCGGTATGGTGATCGAAGTGGGTGCCGGTAGTGCCTGGCAGATAGGCGATCAGGTCTGTTGTTTGCTGGCTGGTGGAGGCATGGCCGAAGAGGTGGTGCTCGATGCGCGTCATGCGCTGCCGGTACCCGAAGGCGTCAGCCTGATCGAGGCGGCTGCATTGCCGGAGGTGTATGCCACTGCCTGGCTCAACCTGTTCCAGCTCGGCGGCCTGCGGCCAGGTGAAAAGGTGCTGTTGCATGCCGGAGCCAGCGGCGTCGGCTCTGCTGGCATTCAATTATGCAAGGCGTTCGGCAGCCCGTGCTGGGTCAGCGTCGGTTCAGCCGAGCGCCTGGCATACTGCGAGGCGCTCGGTGCCCAGGGTGGCGCGCTACGTGGCGAGGATCTGCAAAGCCTGCGCGACTTCGGCCCCTTCGACGTGATTCTCGATCCGGTCGGCGGGCAATATGCGCAGCTCAACCTCGAACTGCTGGCGCGTGATGGTCGTTGGATCAACATCGGGCTGATGGGCGGCCGCGAAGCCACGCTAGATCTGGCGCAGGTATTGGGCAAGCGCATTCAGCTGATCGGCTCGACCTTGCGCAATCGTGATGACCAGTTCAAGGCCGATCTGTTGCGCGATCTGCAGCAGCATGTCTGGCCGCTGTTCGCCGAGGGGCGATTAAAGCCGCAACTGGAGCGCAGTTTTGCGATCAAAGACAGTGAAGCGGCGTTCGAGACACTCGCCGGTAACCAAGTGGCAGGTAAACTGGTGTTGCTGATCGATGCCGATCAGGTTTGATTCAGGTCTCTAGCCCGCGTCTGGCGCGGGCTTTTTCATCGATTGGTGCATTCAATCGATATCATGGCCGTAATCAATAAGCTTTTTTCTGTTAGGTAGCTAAGATGGCACCTGTAGATTTTCAACCCCTCACAGAAACCTCAGAAGGAGTCAGCAATGTCCCTCATCAACACTCAAGTGCAACCGTTCAAGGTCAACGCTTTCCACGCTGGCGAGTTCGTCGAGCTCACCGAGCAGTCCCTGCTGGGCAAGTGGTCCGTGCTGATCTTCATGCCGGCTGCCTTTACCTTCAACTGCCCGACTGAGATCGAAGACGCTGCCAACAACTACGCCGAGTTCCAGAAGGCCGGTGCCGAGGTCTACATCGTGACCACCGACACCCACTTCTCGCACAAGGTATGGCACGAAACTTCGCCAGCCGTTGGCAAGGCTCAGTTCCCGCTGATCGGTGACCCGACTCACCAGCTGACCAACGCTTTCGGCGTGCACATTCCGGAAGAAGGTCTGGCCCTGCGTGGCACCTTCGTGATCAACCCGGAAGGCGTGATCAAGACTCTGGAAATCCACTCGAACGAAATCGCTCGTGACGTTTCCGAGACCCTGCGCAAGCTGAAGGCCGCTCAGTACACCGCTGCTAACCCGGGTCAGGTTTGCCCGGCCAAGTGGAAAGAAGGCGAAGCCACTCTGGCTCCTTCGCTGGATCTGGTTGGCAAGATCTAAAAACGGCTTCAGAGCTGCTGCGTTCGGCTAGGCAGCGTTGTAATCAGACTCGGGCTTGTAGCCCTCAGCAGATTACGCCTTGCCTAGCCGTCGCTCGCGACGCTCTGAAATCCGTTTTGCAATTGCTACTTGCGCTGTTTGGGCCATCAACCGGCCCTTGTGGTGCCCGATGCCCGGGCGCGATCCGTCCGGGCATTTTATTGCCCGAATTTTCGTATTTGAGGAATTTCCGCCATGTTGGACGCCAATCTTAAAGCCCAGTTGAAGGCCTACCTGGAAAAGGTCACCCTGCCGTTCGAGATCGTTGCGTCCCTCGATGACGGCGCGAAATCCCAGGAGCTGCTCGGGCTGTTGCAAGACATCGTCGGTCTGACCGACAAGATCACCCTGAAGACCGATGGCAACGACGCCCGTCGTCCGTCGTTCTCGCTGAACCGCCCTGGTGCGGATATCGGCCTGACGTTCGCCGGCATCCCCATGGGCCATGAGTTCACCTCGCTGGTACTGGCATTGCTGCAAGTGGGTGGCCACCCGTCCAAGCTGGACGCCGACACCATTGCGCAGATCAAGAGCATCGAAGGCAAGTTCGAGTTCGAGACCTACTTCTCGCTCTCCTGCCAGAACTGCCCGGACGTGGTGCAGGCACTGAACCTGATGGCGGTGCTCAACCCCAATATCCGCAACGTCTCCATCGACGGCGCGCTGTTCCAGGAAGAAGTCGAGCGTCGTCAGATCATGGCCGTGCCGAGTATCTACCTGAATGGTGAAGTGTTCGCTTCCGGCCGTATGGAGGTGAAGGAAATCCTCGCCAAGATCGATACCGGTGCCGCCAACCGCGACGCCGAGAAGATGAGCGCCAAGGACGCCTTCGATGTACTGGTGGTCGGTGGTGGCCCGGCGGGTGCTGCTGCTGCGATCTACGCTGCGCGCAAGGGTATCCGTACCGGTGTTGCCGCCGAGCGCTTCGGCGGCCAGGTGCTCGATACCATGGCCATCGAGAACTTCATCTCCGTCAAGGAGACTGAAGGCCCGAAACTGGTGCGTGCCCTTGAAGAGCACGTCAAGGAATACGAAGTCGACATCATGAACCTGCAACGCGCCTCGGCCCTGGTGCCGGCGGCAGCCGAAGGTGGTCTGCACGAGGTCAAGTTCGAGAGCGGTGCTTCGCTCAAGGCCAAGACCGTGATTCTGGCCACCGGCGCCCGCTGGCGTGAAATGGGTGTGCCGGGCGAGCAGGAATACAAGGCCAAGGGCGTGTGCTTCTGCCCGCACTGCGATGGCCCGCTGTTCAAGGGCAAGCGCGTGGCGGTGATCGGCGGCGGTAACTCTGGTGTTGAGGCTGCCATCGACCTGGCCGGTATCGTCGCTCACGTGACCCTGCTGGAGTTCGCCGACACCCTGCGTGCTGACGCCGTGCTGCAGAAGAAGCTCTACAGCCTGCCGAACGTGACTGTGATCAAGAGTGCGCAGACCACCGAGGTCAAGGGCGACGGGCAGAAGGTCAACGGCCTGGTGTACAAGGATCGCACCACCGAGGAACTGCACACCGTCGAGCTGGAAGGCATCTTTGTGCAGATCGGTCTGCTGCCCAACAGTGATTGGCTCAAAGGCACCATCGAGCTCAACCGTTTTGGTGAGATCGTCGTCGATGCCAAGGGCAACACCAACGTGCCGGGCGTGTTCGCTGCCGGTGACGTGACGACTGTGCCGTACAAGCAGATCGTCATCGCCATGGGCGAGGGTTCGAAAGCATCGCTCTCGGCCTTCGATCACCTGATCCGCCACAGCTGATCGGTTGTTGCATGAATGAAAAAGGCCACCCCTTGGGGTGGCCTTTTTTGTGGCTGGTGGGTGTGCTCGTGCGTTAGCGATGGGCCGCTCTTGTAGGGTGCGCCATGCGCACCGGTATCACGGTGTCGCATCGTCGGTGCGCACGGTGCACCCTACGGGTGAGGTATCCCTCAGCGCTTCAGACCGCCCAGGGTCAGCGGCATCTGGCGGTTCACGTCCTTGTACAGCAGGTAACGGAAGCGGCTCGGGCCGCCGGCATAGCAGGCCTGCGGGCAGAAGGCGCGCAGCCACATGAAGTCACCGGCCTCGACCTCGACCCAGTCCTGGTTCAGGCGATACACCGCTTTGCCTTCCAGCACGTACAGGCCGTGCTCCATGACGTGGGTTTCGGCGAACGGAATCACGCCGCCTGGCTCGAAGTTGACGATATTGACGTGCATGTCATGGCGCATGTCCTTGATGTCGACGAAGCGCGTGGTGCTCCAGCGGCCTTCGGTACCCGGCATGACGATCGGTTCGATGTCCTGCTCGTTGGTGACGAAGGCTTCCGGATAGGGCACACCCTCGACCGGTTGGTAGGCCTTGCGCAGCCAGTGGAAACGCACGGCTTCGCTGCCGTTGTTGCGCAGCGACCAGTCGCTTTGTGGTGGGATGAAGGCGTAGCTGCCCGGACGCATGGCGTGCTGGGTGCCGTTGAGGGTCAGGCTGAACTCGCCTTCGACGACGAAGATCACGCCTTCGGCAGTGGCATCCAGTTCCGGCTTGTCGCTGCCGCCGTTCGGGCCGACTTCGACGATGTACTGCGAGAAGGTTTCGGCGAAACCGGTCAGCGGGCGGGCGATGACCCACATGCGCATGTTGTCCCAGAACGGCAGGTGGCTGGTGACGATGTCACGCATCACGCCTTTGGGAATCACGGCATAGGCTTCGGTGAACATGGCGCGGTCGGTCAGCAATTGCTCCTGACCTGGGTGGCCGCCATGCGGGGCGTAATAGTAGGGAGACTTGCTCATCGGGCGATGGCCTCTACGGGTTGATGACGCAGGGCTCGACCCCGCGCGGGAAACTGACCGGGACACTATAAGGAGATCGTGAACCGATTCGGAAATTAAATAGTAGAATGCGGGTCAGTGGATTTCATGATGGGTTGTCGCCGTGCTCGATCCGATTCTTCTGCGCAGTTTTCTCGCCGTGGTGCAGACCGGCGGCTTTACCCGGGCCGCGGCCAGCCTGCACCTGACCCAGTCCACCGTCAGCCAACAGATCCGTCGTCTGGAAGAACAGATCGGCGCCGAACTGCTCGATCGCAGTGGCCGCTACGTGGTCACCACCACCGAGGGCGAGCGTCTGCTCAGCTATGCCCAGCGTATCGTCGCGCTGATGGACGAGGCGCTGCTGGCACTGGGGCAGAACACCCTGGAAGGTGAGGTGCGCCTGGGCGTGCCAGACGACTTCGCGGCCAACAGCCTGACGCCTTATCTGGCGGATTTCGCCGACGCGCATCCCGGTATCCGTCTGGAGATCACCAGCGGCCTGAGCCATGACGTATGGCGCGCCTTCAATGCCGGAGAGCTGGATCTGGCGCTGATCAAGCAGCGTGCCGGCAGCGCCAAGGGCCTGGCCAGCTGGGCCGAGCCGGTGGCCTGGCTGGACAGCCGTGCGCGCCCGGTGCTGGCGCGCAATCCGGTGCCGCTGGCGGTGTTTCCTCCCAACGGCCTGTATCGCCTGGAAATGACCCATGCACTGGATGCCATGGGCAAGCCCTGGCGCATCGCCTACGTCAGCAGCAGTTTGCCCGGCGTCAGTGCGGCGGCCGAAGGCGGGCTGGGCCTGACCCTGCTGCCGCGCCGGCTGATCACCTCGGAGCACCGCGAACTGGGGGAGGCCGATGGCTTTCCCGCCGTGCCGCCGGTCGAGGTGGCGCTGCATGCCAGACCGCAGTTACCCGGTTATGCCCGTGAACTGGTGGCGGTATTGATCGAGGCTTGCGGGACGATCATGCGAGTGCTCTGAGAATCTGTTCACGATCTGCTGCGCGTCGGCCCTACTGCGTTAAAAACAGGCTGGAGCGCCAGCCCGGTCGGAAGCTGCTTGCAGCTAACGCGCTTTAGCGCGGCCCGAAGGGCGAACGAAGTGAGTACTGCTCATGTACAACTCGTACACTCCGCGTCCTCGCCTGTTTGCGGGGCCGCCATCGGTATTGTATGGCTCTAGCTCGCGAGATCGTGAACAGGTTCTGAGTAGTTGTTCAAAGTCTGCTGAGCGTCGATGAACAGCGTTGCAAACGACCTGGCTTGTCAGCTCTTTCGAAATGCCAAGTTACAACATTCGAGGCCGAATGGACTGCTTGTCTGTGGCGTGGAAGAGCTTGGGGAAGTGCTGGAACGCCCGTGCTAGAGCGGTGGGTTGTTGAGGAAGTCAATATAGCTATTGGGTGTTTCAGACTAATGTCTTAGTCCGCCTGTCAGCGTTCCTTTGTAGGATCGAGCCCTCTAATTCCAATAACAACAATGAAAGAGGCAATACCTATGGCAGATGAGAAATCCAACGCTGAAGCCTATTGGGCGGCGAACCTTCGCCTGATCTTCTGGAGTCTGGTGGTTTGGGCTCTGTGTTCCTACGGTTTCGGCATCATCTTGCGGCCACTGCTGGCGGGCATCTCCGTTGGTGGAGCGGATCTTGGTTTCTGGTTCGCTCAGCAAGGCTCGATCCTCACCTTTGTCGTTCTGATCTTCCACTACAGCTGGAGGATGAACAAACTCGACAAAGAATATGGCCTTGAGGAGTAAGCCCGCATGAGTCAATTCGCAATCAACATCCTCTTCGTGGGGGCGTCGTTCGCGCTCTACATCGGCATCGCGCTCTGGGCACGAGCCGGCTCCACCAAGGAGTTCTACGTCGCCGGTGGCGGCGTAGGCCCCATTCCTAATGGCATGGCGACCGCTGCCGACTGGATGTCGGCGGCTTCCTTCATTTCCATGGCGGGGCTGATTTCCGTCGGTTACGTCAACTCGTCCTTCCTGATGGGCTGGACCGGTGGCTATGTGCTGCTGGCCATGCTGCTGGCGCCCTACTTGCGCAAGTTCGGCAAGTTCACCGTGCCGGATTTCGTGGGGGATCGCTTCTACAGCAAAGGTGCACGTCTCACCGCCGTCATCGCGCT
Protein-coding regions in this window:
- a CDS encoding YkvA family protein, which gives rise to MKAPWKLTRYLPLAARFLREGRLPELLRALGDKRTPQGERFAALKEDLRLLRALCLAWFKGEYRQISSQALLMVVAALLYFLSPLDAIPDWLVGVGFVDDLAVLAWVMRTWHAELEAFKAWRDKQSPERLALIEHLPTDEQTVHS
- a CDS encoding helix-turn-helix transcriptional regulator; the protein is MTVQIIARDGEPEYAVLPWADYQALLKAAGREESAAIAAPTPAPTATRAPLEQLQVLREAKGLSPEALARSVGISPHYLAMIERGERQPDAAILRSLAWELGLEGWS
- a CDS encoding bifunctional diguanylate cyclase/phosphodiesterase gives rise to the protein MTVTEQLSALGNILAHGDLSSLFQPIVSLSEQRILGYEALTRGPSNSPLHSPLTLFAVARHAGRLSELEMACRKSACRGFSAQGLDGKLFLNVSPESLLDPSHQPGRTLKLLQAFAIPPSQVVIELTEQSPTEDFGLLDNALHHYRAMGFSIALDDLGAGYSSLRLWSELRPDYVKIDRHFIDGIHLDAVKREFVGSILKMAAASRAQVIAEGIEQAEELAVLAEMGVDLVQGYLLSRPQEKPPRDARQLLPRLQSSQTSLGEESHDLSALLNEQPAVDQHTAIAEVLDAFRAQANLNSLAVLDQHNQPVGIVHRHSLSEALLKPFATDLFARKPISRLMSQDFLAVELTQSLQKVSRLLTSRARQRIEEDFIIIQGGRYLGLGRVIDVLKLITEQKLQQARHANPLTLLPGNVPIQQCLTRLLQQQREAAVCYVDIDSFKPFNDIYGYAKGDEVLLCLAQCLNDKVDPARDFVGHIGGDDFMLVLGSSDWRDKLGRLIEDFQGQCRRFYREEHLQAGCFSAHNRQGQRQEYALLSLSIGVVYLHSDDCVQLDASRLAELASEAKRQAKAIPGYSLHILDGSAA
- a CDS encoding zinc-binding dehydrogenase; the protein is MKALQGVEGRAEWLEQPAQACDAGQIRVKVAAAGLNRADLLQRAGLYPPPPGASQALGLECSGMVIEVGAGSAWQIGDQVCCLLAGGGMAEEVVLDARHALPVPEGVSLIEAAALPEVYATAWLNLFQLGGLRPGEKVLLHAGASGVGSAGIQLCKAFGSPCWVSVGSAERLAYCEALGAQGGALRGEDLQSLRDFGPFDVILDPVGGQYAQLNLELLARDGRWINIGLMGGREATLDLAQVLGKRIQLIGSTLRNRDDQFKADLLRDLQQHVWPLFAEGRLKPQLERSFAIKDSEAAFETLAGNQVAGKLVLLIDADQV
- the ahpC gene encoding alkyl hydroperoxide reductase subunit C → MSLINTQVQPFKVNAFHAGEFVELTEQSLLGKWSVLIFMPAAFTFNCPTEIEDAANNYAEFQKAGAEVYIVTTDTHFSHKVWHETSPAVGKAQFPLIGDPTHQLTNAFGVHIPEEGLALRGTFVINPEGVIKTLEIHSNEIARDVSETLRKLKAAQYTAANPGQVCPAKWKEGEATLAPSLDLVGKI
- the ahpF gene encoding alkyl hydroperoxide reductase subunit F — protein: MLDANLKAQLKAYLEKVTLPFEIVASLDDGAKSQELLGLLQDIVGLTDKITLKTDGNDARRPSFSLNRPGADIGLTFAGIPMGHEFTSLVLALLQVGGHPSKLDADTIAQIKSIEGKFEFETYFSLSCQNCPDVVQALNLMAVLNPNIRNVSIDGALFQEEVERRQIMAVPSIYLNGEVFASGRMEVKEILAKIDTGAANRDAEKMSAKDAFDVLVVGGGPAGAAAAIYAARKGIRTGVAAERFGGQVLDTMAIENFISVKETEGPKLVRALEEHVKEYEVDIMNLQRASALVPAAAEGGLHEVKFESGASLKAKTVILATGARWREMGVPGEQEYKAKGVCFCPHCDGPLFKGKRVAVIGGGNSGVEAAIDLAGIVAHVTLLEFADTLRADAVLQKKLYSLPNVTVIKSAQTTEVKGDGQKVNGLVYKDRTTEELHTVELEGIFVQIGLLPNSDWLKGTIELNRFGEIVVDAKGNTNVPGVFAAGDVTTVPYKQIVIAMGEGSKASLSAFDHLIRHS
- a CDS encoding bifunctional allantoicase/(S)-ureidoglycine aminohydrolase — protein: MSKSPYYYAPHGGHPGQEQLLTDRAMFTEAYAVIPKGVMRDIVTSHLPFWDNMRMWVIARPLTGFAETFSQYIVEVGPNGGSDKPELDATAEGVIFVVEGEFSLTLNGTQHAMRPGSYAFIPPQSDWSLRNNGSEAVRFHWLRKAYQPVEGVPYPEAFVTNEQDIEPIVMPGTEGRWSTTRFVDIKDMRHDMHVNIVNFEPGGVIPFAETHVMEHGLYVLEGKAVYRLNQDWVEVEAGDFMWLRAFCPQACYAGGPSRFRYLLYKDVNRQMPLTLGGLKR
- a CDS encoding LysR substrate-binding domain-containing protein, with amino-acid sequence MLDPILLRSFLAVVQTGGFTRAAASLHLTQSTVSQQIRRLEEQIGAELLDRSGRYVVTTTEGERLLSYAQRIVALMDEALLALGQNTLEGEVRLGVPDDFAANSLTPYLADFADAHPGIRLEITSGLSHDVWRAFNAGELDLALIKQRAGSAKGLASWAEPVAWLDSRARPVLARNPVPLAVFPPNGLYRLEMTHALDAMGKPWRIAYVSSSLPGVSAAAEGGLGLTLLPRRLITSEHRELGEADGFPAVPPVEVALHARPQLPGYARELVAVLIEACGTIMRVL
- a CDS encoding DUF4212 domain-containing protein, which translates into the protein MADEKSNAEAYWAANLRLIFWSLVVWALCSYGFGIILRPLLAGISVGGADLGFWFAQQGSILTFVVLIFHYSWRMNKLDKEYGLEE